In Juglans regia cultivar Chandler chromosome 13, Walnut 2.0, whole genome shotgun sequence, the following proteins share a genomic window:
- the LOC108998285 gene encoding 7-deoxyloganetin glucosyltransferase-like: MCSVEEKPHAVCIPYPAQGHVNPMLKLAKVLHHRGFHITFINTEFNHRRLLKARGPDSLDGLPDFCFETIPDGLPPSDADATQDIPSLCDSIAKNFMVLFRNLLAKLNDTVSSNVPPVSCIVSDFSMHFSSNVAEELGIPVLLLRPASACALLGFAHTRRLVESGILTAPKDESHLPNRYMETTIDWIPGMKNIRIKDLPSFLFAPDPKGIMRNFILEMVEKASKASAIVVNTFDALEHEGLDALSSLFPPVYSIGPLHLLLSQIPQNNSKLNNIGSNLWKNEADCLEWLNSKEPNSVIYVNFGSITVLTPPQMVEFACGLANSKKAFLWVIRPDMVKGDSVIVPHEFLSETKDRGIVVSWCPQEDVLSHPSIGGFLTHCGWNSMIESMCAGVPVLCWPFFADQQTNCRLACVEWGIGMEIDCNVKRDEVEKLVRELMEGKKGKEMRKHAMKWKKMAEEAVGTDGSSNLNLDKVVKEVNRASE; encoded by the exons atgtGTTCTGTGGAGGAGAAGCCTCATGCTGTTTGCATCCCATACCCAGCTCAAGGCCATGTTAATCCGATGCTCAAACTAGCAAAAGTCCTTCATCACAGAGGCTTCCACATAACTTTTATCAACACCGAGTTCAATCACAGACGCTTGCTCAAGGCCAGAGGTCCCGATTCCTTGGACGGCTTGCCGGACTTTTGCTTTGAAACCATCCCCGATGGTTTGCCTCCCTCCGATGCCGACGCAACCCAAGACATCCCATCACTGTGTGACTCTATCGCAAAGAATTTCATGGTCCTCTTTCGAAATCTACTTGCGAAACTTAATGATACTGTCTCCTCGAATGTTCCCCCGGTGAGCTGCATAGTTAGTGATTTCAGCATGCATTTCTCCAGTAACGTTGCTGAAGAACTGGGAATCCCTGTCCTTCTGTTGCGGCCTGCGAGTGCCTGTGCCCTTTTAGGCTTTGCACACACCCGCCGTCTAGTCGAAAGTGGTATACTTACAGCACCCAAAG ATGAGAGCCATCTTCCAAACAGGTACATGGAGACTACAATTGATTGGATTCCTGGGATGAAAAATATTCGCATCAAGGATCTCCCCAGCTTTCTATTCGCACCAGATCCGAAAGGTATCATGCGGaattttattttggagatgGTAGAGAAAGCTTCAAAAGCTTCCGCCATAGTTGTGAACACTTTTGATGCATTGGAGCATGAAGGATTGGATGCTCTTTCCTCCTTGTTTCCTCCTGTTTACTCCATTGGCCCTCTTCATTTGCTTCTCAGTCAGATTCCACAAAACAATTCAAAGTTGAATAATATCGGTTCCAATCTTTGGAAAAATGAAGCTGATTGTCTCGAATGGCTCAATTCCAAGGAACCCAACTCGGTTATTTACGTGAATTTCGGCAGCATCACAGTCCTAACCCCACCACAAATGGTCGAGTTTGCTTGCGGACTCGCTAACAGCAAGAAAGCCTTCCTGTGGGTGATTAGGCCTGACATGGTGAAGGGTGACTCGGTGATTGTACCCCACGAGTTTTTAAGTGAAACCAAAGACAGAGGTATTGTGGTAAGTTGGTGCCCACAAGAGGATGTGCTAAGCCACCCATCAATCGGAGGATTCTTGACCCATTGCGGATGGAACTCGATGATTGAAAGCATGTGTGCTGGAGTGCCTGTGCTCTGCTGGCCGTTCTTTGCCGACCAGCAGACAAACTGTAGGCTCGCGTGCGTTGAATGGGGCATTGGCATGGAGATCGATTGTAATGTGAAAAGAGATGAAGTGGAGAAGCTTGTGAGAGAGTTGATGGAGGGAAAGAAGGGTAAGGAGATGAGGAAACATGCCATGAAGTGGAAGAAAATGGCAGAGGAAGCAGTTGGTACAGATGGTTCTTCAAACTTAAATCTCGACAAAGTGGTTAAGGAGGTGAACAGAGCATCAGAGTAG
- the LOC108980006 gene encoding protein EXORDIUM-like 2, with the protein MALICRLAILFLFCSIRSTVASSRKLTALVEQQPLVLKYHNGALLKGNIVVNLIWYGQFTPIQRSVIVDFIQSLNSPRAPLPSASLWWKTTEKYKGGVSTLVVGKQILHPQYSLGKSLKTTHLVALANKGNQLNAINVVLTAKDVAVDGFCMSRCGTHGSTRSRDGKTRSAYIWVGNSETQCPGQCAWPFHQPIYGPQTPPLVAPNGDVGVDGIIINLATLLAGTVTNPFNNGYFQGPATAPLEAVSACTGIFGSGAYPGYPGEVLTDKSSGASYNANGVNGRKYLLPAMWDPQTSACKTLV; encoded by the coding sequence ATGGCTTTAATTTGCCGTCTCGCCATTCTATTTCTCTTCTGTTCCATCCGCTCCACTGTGGCCTCTTCCCGGAAGCTCACCGCTCTGGTGGAGCAACAGCCGCTCGTACTCAAATACCACAACGGAGCTCTCCTCAAGGGTAACATCGTCGTTAACCTCATCTGGTACGGCCAGTTCACCCCCATCCAACGTTCTGTAATCGTGGACTTTATCCAGTCACTGAACTCGCCACGTGCTCCGCTCCCCTCCGCGTCCTTGTGGTGGAAAACGACGGAGAAGTACAAGGGTGGTGTGTCCACCCTCGTCGTCGGGAAACAGATCCTCCATCCGCAATATTCTCTTGGGAAGTCACTCAAAACCACGCACTTGGTGGCCTTGGCCAACAAGGGCAACCAGCTGAACGCCATTAACGTCGTTCTGACCGCAAAGGATGTCGCTGTCGATGGATTTTGCATGAGTAGGTGCGGGACCCACGGGTCGACTCGTTCTCGTGATGGAAAGACTCGGTCGGCATATATCTGGGTTGGTAACTCGGAGACTCAGTGCCCGGGTCAGTGCGCGTGGCCATTTCACCAGCCCATTTACGGCCCACAGACCCCACCTTTGGTGGCACCCAACGGAGATGTAGGAGTCGACGGGATAATCATTAACCTGGCCACGCTTCTGGCTGGCACCGTTACGAACCCGTTCAACAACGGTTACTTCCAGGGCCCGGCTACGGCTCCTTTGGAGGCCGTATCGGCATGCACCGGGATTTTCGGGTCTGGAGCGTACCCGGGATACCCGGGTGAGGTCCTGACGGACAAAAGCAGTGGAGCGAGTTACAACGCTAACGGGGTAAACGGACGGAAATATCTGCTGCCGGCGATGTGGGACCCACAGACGTCAGCCTGCAAGACACTCGTGTAA
- the LOC108998241 gene encoding uncharacterized protein LOC108998241, whose protein sequence is MGVNLRMSSSSSSISSSSFPKSTLGKPLCFCELEATLKWSSNAKNPRRPFLGCSKYNTQGLPYCKFFKWLDGNEVIDLQVEERTASLLKKEKEVEKILELLEKREIELRKIVDRLERGQMVLSNKCDDVIQKELVLNAQEAKLRRVGTLFRIYCYFAFLHIVYEFFPKYLDKINGSTKWPIGKKNGLQNLCI, encoded by the exons ATGGGGGTTAATCTtagaatgtcatcatcatcttcatcaatatcttcttcatcttttcccaAAAGTACTTTGGGAAAACCATTGTGCTTTTGCGAGCTCGAAGCCACATTGAAATGGTCAAGTAATGCAAAAAATCCTAGAAGACCTTTCTTAGGGTGTTCAAAGTACAATACCCAG GGCTTACCATACTGTAAGTTTTTCAAGTGGTTGGATGGTAATGAAGTAATTGACCTACAAGTTGAAGAAAGAACAGCCTCACtgttaaagaaagagaaagaggtcgAGAAGATACTCGAGCTTCTTGAaaagagggagattgagctGCGTAAGATAGTGGATCGCCTCGAGAGGGGGCAGATGGTACTATCCAATAAATGCGACGATGTTATACAAAAGGAGTTGGTGCTTAATGCACAAGAAGCTAAACTTAGGCGTGTAGGCACGCTATTTCggatttattgttattttgcatttttacaT ATTG TTTATGAATTCTTCCCCAAGTATCTTGACAAAATAAATGGCTCAACTAAGTGGccaattggaaagaaaaatggccTCCAAAATCTCTGTATATGA